A section of the Caldisericum sp. genome encodes:
- the dnaA gene encoding chromosomal replication initiator protein DnaA, which translates to MNTWEKVLEQLKETLSVPAFETWIRPVEFVSESDSEIVLKVPSNFVKEMLETKYASLVNTTIKEVVGRDISINIIVEEKKPKTPPVVIVNDITLHKDYTFEEFVVGSGNKLAYAAARAISANPGKVYNPLYIYGKVGLGKTHLLHAIGHELIKNFKDIKIVYTTAEKFTNEVIFAIQNAQSNSDLIDRFHKKYRTTDVLLIDDIQFLAGKERTQEEFFHTFNELHNAGKQIVITSDVSPKELSTLEERLRSRFEWGLITDIQPPDFETRVAILKKKAQRENITISDEVLSYIANNIYSNIRELEGALIRLVAKASLLNENITVEFAKEALSDIIKQAAEPITVDRIKKVVAEYFSVDVESLSDKRRTQNIVLPRQIAMYLTREFTDLSLPQIGEAFGGRDHTTVMHAYAKIKEEAKKTETMRALIDEIINRLKG; encoded by the coding sequence ATGAATACCTGGGAAAAAGTTTTAGAACAACTAAAAGAAACTTTGAGTGTGCCTGCTTTTGAAACCTGGATAAGGCCTGTTGAATTTGTTTCTGAAAGCGACAGCGAGATTGTCCTTAAGGTTCCATCCAATTTTGTAAAAGAGATGCTTGAAACAAAGTACGCAAGCCTTGTAAATACAACCATAAAAGAGGTCGTAGGAAGAGATATTTCGATAAACATAATCGTCGAAGAGAAAAAGCCAAAAACTCCACCTGTTGTTATCGTAAATGACATAACCCTTCATAAAGACTACACCTTTGAAGAGTTTGTTGTAGGATCGGGGAACAAACTTGCATACGCTGCAGCAAGGGCAATTTCTGCAAACCCTGGCAAGGTTTATAACCCTCTATACATTTATGGAAAAGTAGGGCTTGGGAAAACACACCTTCTTCATGCAATAGGACACGAACTTATAAAAAATTTTAAGGATATTAAAATAGTTTATACGACAGCAGAGAAATTCACCAATGAGGTAATATTTGCAATTCAGAATGCGCAAAGTAATAGTGACCTTATTGATAGGTTCCATAAAAAATACAGGACTACTGATGTCCTTCTTATTGATGATATCCAGTTTCTTGCAGGAAAAGAGCGAACGCAGGAAGAGTTTTTCCACACATTTAACGAACTCCACAATGCAGGAAAACAGATTGTAATAACCTCAGATGTTTCGCCAAAAGAACTTTCCACTCTTGAGGAGCGATTGCGTTCGAGATTTGAATGGGGACTTATAACCGATATCCAGCCGCCTGATTTTGAAACAAGGGTTGCCATACTCAAGAAAAAGGCTCAAAGAGAAAACATAACCATTTCAGATGAGGTGCTTTCCTATATAGCAAACAACATATACTCAAATATTCGTGAGCTTGAGGGCGCACTTATAAGGCTTGTTGCAAAGGCATCACTTCTCAACGAAAACATAACTGTGGAATTTGCAAAAGAGGCATTATCCGACATAATAAAACAGGCGGCAGAACCGATTACTGTTGACCGCATAAAGAAGGTTGTTGCAGAGTATTTTAGTGTGGATGTGGAAAGTTTATCCGACAAAAGAAGAACACAGAACATCGTCCTCCCAAGACAAATTGCTATGTACCTTACAAGAGAATTTACAGACCTCTCGCTTCCTCAGATTGGCGAAGCCTTTGGTGGAAGAGACCATACGACTGTTATGCACGCCTATGCAAAGATAAAAGAAGAAGCAAAAAAGACCGAAACAATGCGTGCGCTCATAGACGAAATTATTAACAGGCTAAAGGGATAA
- the dnaN gene encoding DNA polymerase III subunit beta — protein sequence MRIRAKTSELTKAVSNVGKVISGKAVDLVLENILLKVNDKLTFTTTNLEQAMEYSMDVEILETGIETSTILPYDILRDIMPKFKGEYVELDIKEKKALIKEDSGEFTLHTFNPEAFAIIPEVSSELKFTLQFGKLKELIENTIFAAAKKEESRREFKGVYFDIKDDYVNLVATDSTALALNRINEAGLPKTSFIVPWKALDILMHLSYDDETPLEVEVTESNIKFSLPNLSLISLLINGQFPQYESVIPEEAEFYGKVAKGALMDALDIIGVFARKGTGRIVFTFSHGNVTIESSSSDIGQGKKVIPCETNAEVSLQFYAEKIIDGIEHVKDDMVYFGIQGPLHPVLIKGTESSDYLYVIMPQKPLE from the coding sequence ATGAGGATAAGAGCAAAAACAAGTGAACTTACAAAAGCAGTGAGTAATGTAGGAAAAGTTATCTCAGGTAAGGCAGTGGATTTAGTTCTCGAAAACATTTTATTAAAGGTAAATGATAAACTAACTTTTACAACGACAAATTTAGAACAGGCAATGGAATACTCTATGGATGTTGAAATTTTAGAAACAGGAATTGAAACAAGCACAATCCTCCCATACGATATTTTAAGGGATATAATGCCAAAATTTAAAGGCGAATATGTTGAACTTGATATTAAAGAAAAGAAGGCGTTAATTAAAGAAGATAGTGGTGAATTTACTCTTCACACATTTAACCCTGAGGCATTTGCTATTATCCCTGAAGTTTCTTCTGAATTAAAATTCACCCTCCAATTCGGCAAACTTAAAGAACTTATTGAGAATACAATTTTTGCTGCAGCCAAGAAAGAAGAAAGCAGGCGAGAATTTAAAGGCGTCTACTTTGATATAAAGGATGATTATGTAAACCTTGTTGCAACTGATAGTACTGCGCTTGCATTAAACAGAATTAACGAGGCAGGCCTTCCGAAAACAAGTTTTATAGTTCCATGGAAAGCACTTGATATCCTTATGCACCTCTCTTATGATGATGAGACACCACTTGAGGTTGAAGTTACTGAATCAAATATAAAGTTTTCGCTTCCTAATTTATCTCTCATAAGTCTTTTGATAAACGGGCAGTTCCCTCAGTATGAAAGCGTTATTCCGGAGGAAGCGGAGTTTTATGGTAAGGTTGCAAAGGGTGCGCTTATGGATGCACTCGATATTATTGGTGTATTTGCAAGAAAAGGAACAGGGCGTATCGTATTTACTTTCTCTCACGGAAATGTTACGATAGAATCAAGTTCATCAGATATTGGACAAGGAAAGAAAGTTATACCTTGTGAGACGAACGCAGAGGTATCACTTCAATTCTATGCGGAAAAGATTATCGATGGTATCGAACATGTAAAGGACGATATGGTATATTTTGGTATTCAAGGGCCTCTCCATCCTGTTTTAATTAAGGGCACAGAGTCTTCAGACTACCTTTATGTTATTATGCCTCAGAAACCACTTGAATGA